One genomic segment of Bacteroides caccae includes these proteins:
- a CDS encoding efflux RND transporter permease subunit gives MIDISKWAFENKKLIYFLIAVLIVGGAYSSYEMSKLEDPEITVKLAMVVTTYPGASAHQVELEVTDVLEKNIRSMGNIDNVESYSYNDLSLIQVELKTTVKETDVEQCWDLLRRKVANAQAELPEGASPSIVKDDFGNVYGMFFALTGDGLSDRELSDYSELIKREVSELDGVERVDLYGNRPECINISLLQDRMANLGVKPAEVLATLNGQNKTTYTGYYDNGDSRIRVTVSDKFKTVEDIGRMLIQGHDADQLRLSDIARIEKDYEDPTRNELFYDRQRAMGIMVAASPDADIIKVGKRVEQKLEQLKAERLPAGMECHKVFYQPERVGSSLGTFILNLIESVIIVVVILMIAMGFKSGVIIGISLVVTVFGTFLFLYFMDGTMQRVSLASFVLAMGMLVDNAIVIIDGILVDLKAGKSRMEAMTAIGRQTAMPLLGATLIAIIAFLPIFMSPDTAGVYTRDLFIVLAVSLLLSWVLALVHVPLMANRILHPDVSAATATTGKRVYEGKIYAVLRSLLRFSLAHRWSFVFAMIALVVLSGFSYRFMKQGFFPDMVYDQLYMEYKLPEGINSTRVARDLEEIEAYLKKRPEITHVTTSIGGTPARYNLVRNIANPSLSYGELIIDFTSPDALVDNMAEIQQYLSSHYPDAYVKLNRYNLMFKKYPIEAQFTGPDPAVLHQLADSARKIMENCPDVCLITTDWEPQVPVLTIEYDQPTARAIGLSRNDVSLSLLTATSGIPIGSFYEGIHKDNIYLRCLDEHGKPIENLDNTQIFSSLPSLNGLLTQEMMMKLKAGTLSKEELVETLMGTTPLKQISKRIDVKWEDPVVPRYNGQRSQRVQCSPVPGVETEKARQSIAGQIERIPLPDGYKLQWQGERNASTKSMQYLFKNFPFAIILMISILIMLFKDYRKPVIIFCTIPLVFVGVVAVMLLTGKTFNFVAIVGTLGLIGMIIKNGIVLMDEITLQISQGVEPVTALIDSSQSRLRPVMMASLTTILGMIPLLPDAMFGSLAASIMGGLLFGTLITLLFIPILYALFFHIKKTDK, from the coding sequence ATGATAGATATTAGTAAATGGGCATTTGAGAACAAGAAGTTAATCTACTTCCTGATTGCTGTACTGATTGTGGGCGGAGCTTATTCCAGCTACGAGATGAGTAAACTGGAAGACCCAGAAATAACGGTAAAGCTCGCCATGGTGGTTACTACCTATCCCGGTGCATCCGCGCATCAGGTGGAACTGGAAGTGACGGATGTACTCGAAAAGAATATCCGTTCTATGGGGAATATAGATAATGTGGAAAGCTATTCCTACAACGACCTCTCCCTGATTCAGGTAGAACTGAAAACGACTGTCAAGGAAACCGACGTGGAACAGTGCTGGGACTTGCTGCGCCGTAAGGTGGCGAACGCACAGGCGGAACTTCCTGAAGGTGCCAGCCCTTCTATCGTGAAAGATGATTTCGGTAATGTCTACGGAATGTTTTTTGCCTTGACGGGCGACGGACTTTCTGACAGGGAACTTTCCGACTATTCCGAATTAATCAAACGTGAAGTCAGCGAATTGGACGGTGTGGAACGCGTCGATTTATACGGCAACCGTCCGGAATGTATCAACATCTCCCTATTGCAAGACCGAATGGCCAACTTGGGTGTGAAACCTGCCGAAGTGCTTGCCACCCTGAACGGACAGAATAAAACAACCTATACCGGCTATTACGACAACGGTGACAGCCGTATCCGGGTCACGGTCAGCGATAAATTCAAGACGGTGGAAGACATCGGACGTATGCTGATTCAGGGACACGATGCCGACCAGCTGCGTCTGAGCGACATCGCCCGCATTGAAAAAGACTATGAAGACCCCACCCGTAACGAATTGTTCTATGACCGTCAGCGTGCCATGGGAATCATGGTTGCCGCCTCTCCCGATGCCGATATTATCAAAGTCGGCAAACGGGTGGAGCAGAAACTTGAACAACTGAAAGCCGAACGCCTGCCGGCAGGAATGGAATGCCACAAGGTATTCTATCAGCCCGAACGTGTCGGAAGTTCTTTGGGGACATTTATCCTGAATCTGATAGAATCCGTGATTATTGTAGTTGTCATCCTGATGATTGCAATGGGATTCAAGAGCGGGGTGATTATCGGTATCAGTCTGGTAGTGACAGTGTTCGGCACTTTCCTGTTTTTGTATTTTATGGACGGCACGATGCAGCGTGTATCTTTGGCATCCTTTGTACTTGCCATGGGAATGTTGGTGGATAATGCGATTGTCATTATAGACGGTATTCTGGTCGATTTGAAAGCCGGAAAGAGCCGCATGGAAGCCATGACCGCTATTGGGCGGCAGACGGCAATGCCTCTGCTCGGCGCTACCCTGATTGCTATTATCGCTTTCCTTCCTATATTCATGTCTCCCGATACGGCAGGAGTCTACACGCGCGACTTGTTTATTGTGTTGGCGGTCTCCCTGCTGCTTAGTTGGGTACTCGCCTTGGTGCACGTCCCGTTAATGGCGAACCGGATTCTGCATCCGGACGTATCCGCAGCTACTGCCACTACCGGAAAGCGGGTGTACGAAGGAAAAATATATGCAGTGCTGCGTTCATTATTGAGATTCAGCCTGGCACATCGCTGGAGCTTTGTCTTTGCCATGATTGCCTTGGTGGTACTTTCGGGGTTTAGTTACCGGTTTATGAAGCAGGGTTTTTTCCCGGATATGGTCTACGACCAGCTATACATGGAATATAAACTTCCCGAAGGCATTAATTCCACACGGGTGGCACGCGACTTGGAAGAGATAGAGGCTTACTTGAAGAAACGTCCTGAAATCACGCACGTCACCACTTCTATCGGCGGGACGCCTGCCCGTTACAACTTGGTACGTAATATAGCCAACCCTTCTTTATCTTACGGTGAACTGATAATCGACTTTACTTCGCCCGATGCACTGGTCGACAACATGGCAGAGATTCAACAGTATCTTTCTTCCCATTATCCGGACGCCTATGTGAAGCTGAACCGCTATAACCTGATGTTCAAGAAATATCCTATCGAAGCGCAATTTACCGGGCCCGACCCTGCCGTGCTGCATCAATTGGCAGACAGTGCCCGGAAAATCATGGAAAATTGCCCGGACGTCTGTCTGATTACCACCGACTGGGAACCGCAGGTTCCCGTCCTGACGATTGAATACGATCAGCCTACGGCACGTGCTATCGGACTGAGCCGGAATGACGTGAGTCTTTCCCTGCTCACGGCTACGAGTGGTATCCCGATTGGTTCTTTCTACGAAGGAATTCATAAGGATAACATCTACTTGCGCTGTCTCGACGAACATGGAAAACCTATTGAGAATCTGGATAACACGCAGATATTTTCTTCCCTTCCTTCCCTCAACGGCTTGTTGACACAGGAGATGATGATGAAGCTGAAAGCGGGAACACTCTCTAAAGAGGAACTTGTGGAAACTTTAATGGGAACTACTCCGCTGAAACAAATCAGCAAGCGGATAGACGTGAAATGGGAAGACCCGGTTGTCCCCCGCTATAACGGGCAACGTAGCCAGCGCGTGCAATGTTCCCCTGTTCCGGGCGTGGAAACGGAGAAAGCCCGGCAGTCTATTGCCGGGCAGATTGAACGGATTCCGCTTCCCGACGGCTACAAGCTGCAATGGCAAGGCGAAAGAAATGCCAGCACGAAATCCATGCAGTATTTGTTCAAGAACTTCCCGTTTGCTATCATCCTGATGATTTCTATCTTGATTATGCTGTTCAAGGATTATCGGAAGCCGGTTATCATCTTCTGCACGATTCCTTTGGTATTTGTCGGTGTGGTAGCTGTAATGCTGCTGACCGGAAAGACGTTCAACTTTGTTGCTATCGTCGGTACACTGGGACTTATCGGTATGATTATCAAAAAC